A genomic segment from Neodiprion lecontei isolate iyNeoLeco1 chromosome 1, iyNeoLeco1.1, whole genome shotgun sequence encodes:
- the LOC107223645 gene encoding ring canal kelch homolog isoform X2 — MNTMRKQNLLCDVTLVADGGVEVPAHKMVLAACSPYFYAMFTSFEERERERITLQGVDHAALDLLVDYVYSAEVHVTEDNVQVLLPAANLLQLNDVRDACCDFLQAQLHPSNCLGIRAFADLHGCMELLAHADSYIEQHFSEVVEGEEFLTLTPQQVAKLICSDRLTVPSEEKVFECVISWVHNDLERRQDHLAQLMEHVRLPLLSQEYLVQRVEQEPLLKANLQCKDFLIEALKYHLLKGEQKTLFKTARTKPRQPVGLPKVLLVVGGQAPKAIRSVECYDFKEERWYQVSELPTRRCRAGLSVLGGRVYAVGGFNGSLRVRTVDVYDAASDQWSACPGMEARRSTLGVAVLGNCIYAVGGFDGSTGLNSAEVYDPRTHEWRIIAPMSTRRSSVGVGVVKGLLYAVGGYDGASRQCLSSVECYNPETDQWKAVPEMSSRRSGAGVGVLDGILYAVGGHDGPLVRKSVEAFNPETNQWTSVSDMALCRRNAGVVALNGMLYVVGGDDGTSNLSSVEVYAPRTDTWLTLPACMGIGRSYAGVAIIDKPLMGTLTM, encoded by the exons ATGAATACCATGAGAAA GCAAAACCTGCTTTGCGACGTGACCTTGGTGGCGGATGGCGGGGTGGAAGTTCCTGCCCACAAAATGGTGTTGGCCGCGTGCAGCCCGTACTTTTATGCGATGTTTACGAGCTTCGAGGAGCGGGAACGAGAGAGGATCACTCTGCAGGGTGTTGACCACGCTGCTCTCGACCTCCTCGTCGACTACGTCTACTCCGCGGAGGTTCACGTCACCGAGGACAACGTGCAGGTGCTTCTGCCGGCGGCGAATCTCCTCCAGCTAAACGACGTCCGTGACGCGTGCTGCGACTTTCTTCAGGCCCAACTCCATCCGTCCAACTGCCTTGGCATCCGAGCCTTCGCCGATCTCCACGGGTGTATGGAGCTCCTCGCGCACGCCGACAGCTACATAGAACAACATTTCTC AGAGGTAGTCGAAGGAGAGGAGTTCCTCACCCTGACCCCGCAACAAGTCGCCAAGCTGATATGCAGCGATCGTTTGACTGTTCCGTCCGAGGAGAAGGTGTTTGAGTGCGTTATATCATGGGTCCACAACGATCTGGAGCGAAGGCAAGACCACCTTGCTCAGCTGATGGAGCACGTCAGGCTGCCTCTCCTTTCTCAGGAGTACCTAGTCCAGAGAGTCGAACAGGAACCACTGCTAAAAGCTAACTTGCAGT GCAAGGACTTTCTCATCGAAGCTTTGAAGTACCATCTCCTCAAAGGGGAGCAGAAAACCTTGTTCAAAACCGCAAGGACCAAACCACGGCAGCCGGTCGGTTTACCCAAGGTTCTATTAGTTGTCGGGGGACAAGCACCCAAGGCCATCAGAAGCGTTGAGTGCTACGATTTTAAGGAGGAACGATGGTACCAAGTTTCCGAGCTTCCTACGCGACGCTGTAGAGCTG GACTTTCCGTTCTCGGCGGTCGAGTTTATGCTGTTGGGGGCTTTAACGGTTCTCTTAGAGTTCGAACAGTAGATGTTTACGATGCGGCGTCTGACCAATGGTCAGCCTGTCCAGGCATGGAGGCTCGAAGATCAACCCTGGGCGTCGCAGTCCTCGGTAACTGCATCTACGCGGTCGGTGGTTTCGACGGTTCAACCGGGTTGAACTCGGCCGAAGTCTACGACCCTCGGACCCACGAGTGGAGGATAATTGCACCGATGTCAACGAGGCGGAGCAgcgtcggcgtcggcgtcgtTAAGGGCCTTTTGTACGCG GTTGGTGGTTATGACGGTGCCTCTCGGCAGTGCCTCTCGAGCGTCGAATGTTACAATCCGGAAACCGATCAGTGGAAAGCGGTACCAGAAATGTCCTCACGTCGAAGTGGTGCCGGGGTTGGAGTCCTCGACGGTATTCTGTACGCCGTTGGAGGTCATGATGGGCCTCTGGTAAGGAAAAGTGTCGAAGCCTTCAACCCCGAGACTAATCAATGGACCTCCGTCAGCGACATGGCTCTCTGTAGAAGAAACGCCG GCGTTGTCGCGTTGAACGGGATGTTGTACGTCGTTGGCGGCGATGACGGAACGTCGAATCTCTCCTCGGTCGAGGTGTACGCTCCGCGTACGGACACGTGGTTAACCCTGCCAGCATGCATGGGAATCGGTCGCAGTTACGCCGGTGTGGCTATAATCGACAAGCCGTTGATGGGAACCCTGACGATGTGA
- the LOC107223645 gene encoding ring canal kelch homolog isoform X1 translates to MEPSSNSGSGDGNDTKGSCLLLRYASQNSLDESSQKHIPRENGKDKPPYRNHHHTNRAFDVMNTMRKQNLLCDVTLVADGGVEVPAHKMVLAACSPYFYAMFTSFEERERERITLQGVDHAALDLLVDYVYSAEVHVTEDNVQVLLPAANLLQLNDVRDACCDFLQAQLHPSNCLGIRAFADLHGCMELLAHADSYIEQHFSEVVEGEEFLTLTPQQVAKLICSDRLTVPSEEKVFECVISWVHNDLERRQDHLAQLMEHVRLPLLSQEYLVQRVEQEPLLKANLQCKDFLIEALKYHLLKGEQKTLFKTARTKPRQPVGLPKVLLVVGGQAPKAIRSVECYDFKEERWYQVSELPTRRCRAGLSVLGGRVYAVGGFNGSLRVRTVDVYDAASDQWSACPGMEARRSTLGVAVLGNCIYAVGGFDGSTGLNSAEVYDPRTHEWRIIAPMSTRRSSVGVGVVKGLLYAVGGYDGASRQCLSSVECYNPETDQWKAVPEMSSRRSGAGVGVLDGILYAVGGHDGPLVRKSVEAFNPETNQWTSVSDMALCRRNAGVVALNGMLYVVGGDDGTSNLSSVEVYAPRTDTWLTLPACMGIGRSYAGVAIIDKPLMGTLTM, encoded by the exons ATGGAGCCGTCATCGAACAGCGGAAGCGGCGATGGAAATGACACCAAGGGCAG CTGTTTGCTACTGCGCTACGCAAGCCAGAATTCGCTCGACGAGAGCTCACAGAAACACATTCCAAGGGAAAATGGAAAGGACAAACCACCTTATCGAAACCACCATCACACTAATCGGGCATTCGACGTGATGAATACCATGAGAAA GCAAAACCTGCTTTGCGACGTGACCTTGGTGGCGGATGGCGGGGTGGAAGTTCCTGCCCACAAAATGGTGTTGGCCGCGTGCAGCCCGTACTTTTATGCGATGTTTACGAGCTTCGAGGAGCGGGAACGAGAGAGGATCACTCTGCAGGGTGTTGACCACGCTGCTCTCGACCTCCTCGTCGACTACGTCTACTCCGCGGAGGTTCACGTCACCGAGGACAACGTGCAGGTGCTTCTGCCGGCGGCGAATCTCCTCCAGCTAAACGACGTCCGTGACGCGTGCTGCGACTTTCTTCAGGCCCAACTCCATCCGTCCAACTGCCTTGGCATCCGAGCCTTCGCCGATCTCCACGGGTGTATGGAGCTCCTCGCGCACGCCGACAGCTACATAGAACAACATTTCTC AGAGGTAGTCGAAGGAGAGGAGTTCCTCACCCTGACCCCGCAACAAGTCGCCAAGCTGATATGCAGCGATCGTTTGACTGTTCCGTCCGAGGAGAAGGTGTTTGAGTGCGTTATATCATGGGTCCACAACGATCTGGAGCGAAGGCAAGACCACCTTGCTCAGCTGATGGAGCACGTCAGGCTGCCTCTCCTTTCTCAGGAGTACCTAGTCCAGAGAGTCGAACAGGAACCACTGCTAAAAGCTAACTTGCAGT GCAAGGACTTTCTCATCGAAGCTTTGAAGTACCATCTCCTCAAAGGGGAGCAGAAAACCTTGTTCAAAACCGCAAGGACCAAACCACGGCAGCCGGTCGGTTTACCCAAGGTTCTATTAGTTGTCGGGGGACAAGCACCCAAGGCCATCAGAAGCGTTGAGTGCTACGATTTTAAGGAGGAACGATGGTACCAAGTTTCCGAGCTTCCTACGCGACGCTGTAGAGCTG GACTTTCCGTTCTCGGCGGTCGAGTTTATGCTGTTGGGGGCTTTAACGGTTCTCTTAGAGTTCGAACAGTAGATGTTTACGATGCGGCGTCTGACCAATGGTCAGCCTGTCCAGGCATGGAGGCTCGAAGATCAACCCTGGGCGTCGCAGTCCTCGGTAACTGCATCTACGCGGTCGGTGGTTTCGACGGTTCAACCGGGTTGAACTCGGCCGAAGTCTACGACCCTCGGACCCACGAGTGGAGGATAATTGCACCGATGTCAACGAGGCGGAGCAgcgtcggcgtcggcgtcgtTAAGGGCCTTTTGTACGCG GTTGGTGGTTATGACGGTGCCTCTCGGCAGTGCCTCTCGAGCGTCGAATGTTACAATCCGGAAACCGATCAGTGGAAAGCGGTACCAGAAATGTCCTCACGTCGAAGTGGTGCCGGGGTTGGAGTCCTCGACGGTATTCTGTACGCCGTTGGAGGTCATGATGGGCCTCTGGTAAGGAAAAGTGTCGAAGCCTTCAACCCCGAGACTAATCAATGGACCTCCGTCAGCGACATGGCTCTCTGTAGAAGAAACGCCG GCGTTGTCGCGTTGAACGGGATGTTGTACGTCGTTGGCGGCGATGACGGAACGTCGAATCTCTCCTCGGTCGAGGTGTACGCTCCGCGTACGGACACGTGGTTAACCCTGCCAGCATGCATGGGAATCGGTCGCAGTTACGCCGGTGTGGCTATAATCGACAAGCCGTTGATGGGAACCCTGACGATGTGA